One window of the Natrinema sp. CBA1119 genome contains the following:
- a CDS encoding MBL fold metallo-hydrolase encodes MEIRPGVYSYELEWAYDEPLGVHVLDTERATVLFGAGSEDTADQLTEIATAHGIDVAIVEHGDTDHYGGVPALRAAIDDLDIAAPAGDVTALEAAGLEVDDPLTTDNIYWGITPIAAPGHTPDNMAYLYEEILVAGDTVVSADSPFAAAGDWSGPFAVIAADYNADDEQTRNSVSVLTEYGFETVLLSHGGNVTEIGHDPVETLIADLE; translated from the coding sequence ATGGAAATCCGACCCGGAGTGTACAGCTACGAATTGGAATGGGCGTACGATGAACCGCTTGGGGTCCACGTACTCGACACCGAGCGCGCTACGGTCCTGTTCGGCGCCGGAAGCGAGGATACTGCCGACCAACTGACCGAAATCGCGACTGCACACGGTATCGATGTCGCTATCGTCGAACACGGCGATACCGACCACTACGGGGGCGTCCCGGCGTTGCGCGCGGCCATCGACGACCTCGACATTGCCGCCCCGGCCGGCGATGTTACGGCTCTCGAAGCGGCCGGGCTCGAGGTTGACGATCCGCTCACAACCGACAACATCTATTGGGGCATCACCCCGATTGCAGCGCCCGGCCACACGCCGGACAATATGGCCTATCTCTACGAGGAGATTCTCGTGGCCGGGGATACAGTTGTTTCCGCTGACTCGCCGTTCGCTGCGGCGGGGGACTGGAGCGGGCCGTTCGCAGTCATCGCCGCAGACTACAATGCCGACGACGAGCAGACGCGCAACAGCGTCTCGGTCCTTACCGAGTACGGGTTTGAGACGGTCCTGCTCAGCCACGGTGGCAACGTCACGGAGATCGGACACGACCCGGTCGAGACGCTCATCGCGGACCTCGAGTGA
- a CDS encoding RNA ligase produces MDRDEYLERLGATTEEAADLFEHFEQRSAAGRTHHVLTATRHGVERGTVIVEESDVVVRGYPSVPRILVLDPGIPSFFEANETVAIEEKLDGFNVRIAAVGAGSGEPLAFTRSGYVCPFTTARARERLPLETFFSSHPETVLCAELIGSETPYTTHDYEGVDTHEFRVIDIRDRESGEPLSVADRRSRCEEYGFGQPRHFGRMEPSTARETVEETIDELDAAGREGVVLKSADGQSMVKYTTESQHHEELAYAFSLPFDHGRDFVFSRIVRDAFQAAELDGTDARLRARAHALGESILEPMVSTIRDVADGETVGERHTVRGDPDSIDALLEHLHEQSLTLEFEADRREDGERVVEFVKVAESSRDRIRYYLDGGTRDE; encoded by the coding sequence ATGGACCGCGACGAGTACCTCGAGCGGCTCGGTGCGACCACGGAGGAGGCCGCCGACCTCTTCGAGCACTTCGAGCAGCGGTCGGCTGCCGGCCGAACACACCACGTGCTCACCGCAACTCGCCACGGCGTGGAGCGTGGAACCGTCATCGTCGAGGAAAGTGACGTCGTCGTTCGCGGCTATCCGAGCGTTCCGCGGATCCTCGTTCTCGATCCCGGTATTCCCTCGTTTTTCGAGGCGAACGAGACGGTCGCAATCGAGGAGAAACTCGACGGTTTCAACGTCCGGATCGCAGCTGTTGGAGCCGGCTCCGGGGAGCCCCTCGCGTTTACCAGAAGCGGTTACGTCTGCCCGTTTACGACGGCACGGGCGCGCGAGCGCCTCCCGCTCGAGACGTTCTTTTCGAGCCATCCGGAGACAGTCCTCTGTGCCGAATTGATTGGATCGGAAACGCCGTACACGACCCACGACTACGAAGGTGTCGACACCCACGAGTTCAGGGTGATCGACATCCGTGACCGCGAGTCCGGTGAGCCACTTTCCGTCGCCGATCGACGGTCCCGCTGCGAGGAGTACGGGTTCGGACAACCGCGACACTTCGGTCGGATGGAGCCGTCGACCGCACGTGAGACGGTCGAAGAGACGATCGACGAACTCGATGCGGCGGGACGGGAGGGCGTCGTCCTGAAGTCGGCAGACGGGCAGTCGATGGTCAAGTACACGACCGAATCACAGCACCACGAGGAACTCGCGTACGCGTTTTCGCTTCCCTTCGATCACGGCCGCGACTTCGTCTTTTCCCGAATCGTTCGGGACGCGTTTCAGGCGGCCGAGTTGGACGGAACCGATGCTCGGCTCAGGGCGCGGGCGCATGCGCTCGGCGAATCGATCCTCGAGCCGATGGTCTCGACTATTCGGGACGTGGCGGACGGCGAAACCGTCGGGGAACGACACACGGTCAGGGGCGATCCCGACTCGATCGACGCGCTTCTCGAGCACCTGCACGAGCAATCACTGACGCTCGAGTTCGAGGCCGATCGCCGGGAAGACGGTGAGCGCGTCGTCGAGTTCGTGAAGGTGGCCGAATCGAGTCGGGACCGGATCCGGTACTATCTGGACGGTGGGACGCGGGACGAATGA
- a CDS encoding IS6 family transposase, producing MPENARLSPSIGQFDLDFVEREATPRLLMKLSIQLHLAGLSLSNTVRVLEIFGIERARSTVHNWVHKADLQPDPCRSPDHVAVDETVIRLGDEQYWLYAAVDPESNELLHTKIEPTRTKVIASTFFTELREKHDVDDAVFLVDGDKSLNYACQRHGLDFRYERHGNRNSIERVFREIKRRTSSFSNCFSNAHADTADQWLRSFAFAWNQLI from the coding sequence ATGCCCGAAAACGCACGCCTCAGTCCTAGTATCGGCCAGTTCGACTTGGATTTTGTGGAGCGAGAAGCAACACCGCGGCTGTTGATGAAGCTCAGTATTCAACTCCATCTTGCTGGACTCTCGCTTTCGAATACTGTTCGAGTTCTCGAGATATTTGGTATTGAACGGGCTCGATCGACGGTTCATAATTGGGTTCACAAGGCAGATTTACAGCCCGATCCCTGTCGAAGTCCGGATCACGTTGCGGTTGACGAGACGGTGATCCGGCTCGGCGATGAACAGTATTGGCTGTACGCCGCTGTCGATCCAGAGTCAAACGAATTACTGCATACAAAGATTGAACCGACTAGAACCAAGGTCATAGCCAGTACGTTCTTCACGGAATTACGTGAGAAACACGACGTCGATGACGCCGTGTTTCTCGTCGATGGCGATAAATCGCTGAACTACGCTTGTCAACGACATGGCCTCGATTTCAGATACGAACGACATGGAAATCGGAACAGTATCGAACGTGTTTTTCGTGAGATAAAACGCCGAACCTCATCCTTCTCAAACTGCTTTAGTAACGCTCACGCAGACACTGCTGATCAGTGGCTCAGATCGTTCGCCTTCGCATGGAATCAGCTTATCTGA
- a CDS encoding histidine kinase N-terminal 7TM domain-containing protein, giving the protein MTQGLDPILLIYILSALLSGALAVILWQHHGKTGVIPLLGTVLAVGLWDVSLVLLSVIGHPLATTVLTGTLFLGVGFATMTFLVFTLVYTGREQFLTTPILAVLSAEPILLAVLAVVNPSHLFFESFNGTLEPGPLLWIHLGYAYLVLGLVTVLILGFLYRSRSLYKGQSAALLFGTLATWIANGVYVAGFVEFDTSPIGFVVAGSLYAVAIVRYRLADVVPIARDRVIDTVTDGVFVIDTDDRIIDINPAARDLFEGADSSVIGTDVHSLIAGYPVLEEQYDEITTAPVESEREFSLGTVAYHVRSTPIEDSRDRHVGWLLIIRDITERKRHEERLEQQNDRLEQFANIVSHDLRNPLNVADGYLDLAREADDPAQYFDEIDRSHDRMETIIEDVLALAREGSAVTDPEPVSLADLAEQAWESVDTGDATLSVTSDLTILADPKRITRLFENLFRNSVEHGTPDATDDGADPIGSPLEVEVGTIGADDGGGSVGFYVSDDGLGLPDEGEDVFEDGYTTNAEGTGFGLSIVQGIATAHGWTVTAGEGERGGARFDFTGVDSDGANESSADGSVGTLGSPVPASDGQPSDTTPS; this is encoded by the coding sequence ATGACACAGGGACTTGACCCCATCCTCTTGATTTACATCCTTTCGGCGCTGTTGAGCGGTGCACTCGCGGTGATTCTCTGGCAGCACCACGGTAAGACCGGTGTGATCCCGCTTCTCGGGACCGTCCTCGCGGTGGGGTTGTGGGACGTGTCGCTAGTGTTGCTATCCGTTATCGGTCATCCCCTTGCAACTACCGTACTGACCGGAACGTTATTCCTGGGCGTCGGATTCGCGACGATGACGTTTCTCGTCTTTACCCTCGTGTACACCGGACGGGAGCAGTTCCTCACGACGCCGATACTCGCCGTCCTGTCGGCCGAACCAATATTGTTGGCCGTCCTCGCCGTCGTCAATCCGTCTCATCTCTTCTTCGAATCGTTCAACGGGACCCTTGAGCCCGGCCCGCTGCTCTGGATTCACCTCGGCTACGCGTACCTCGTTTTGGGACTGGTAACGGTCCTCATACTCGGATTTCTCTACCGGTCCCGATCGCTGTACAAGGGCCAGAGTGCAGCACTCCTCTTCGGAACGCTCGCGACCTGGATCGCAAACGGCGTCTACGTCGCCGGTTTCGTCGAGTTCGATACGTCACCGATCGGATTCGTCGTGGCCGGATCGTTGTACGCGGTCGCCATCGTTCGCTACCGACTGGCCGACGTCGTCCCGATCGCCCGCGATCGCGTCATCGATACCGTCACTGACGGCGTCTTCGTCATCGACACGGACGACCGGATCATCGATATCAACCCCGCCGCGCGGGACCTGTTCGAGGGCGCCGACAGCTCCGTGATCGGGACCGACGTCCACTCGTTGATCGCCGGCTATCCCGTGCTGGAAGAGCAGTACGACGAGATTACGACTGCCCCCGTCGAGTCGGAGCGGGAGTTTTCGCTCGGTACCGTCGCCTACCACGTCCGGTCGACGCCGATCGAGGACAGCCGAGATCGCCACGTCGGCTGGCTGCTCATCATCCGTGACATTACCGAACGGAAACGCCACGAAGAACGCCTCGAGCAACAGAATGACCGTCTGGAACAGTTCGCGAACATCGTTTCCCACGACCTTCGAAACCCGCTGAACGTCGCGGACGGCTACCTCGATCTCGCTCGCGAGGCCGACGATCCGGCCCAGTATTTCGACGAGATCGACCGATCACACGACCGAATGGAGACGATCATCGAGGACGTGCTCGCGCTCGCCCGGGAGGGCTCGGCGGTCACCGATCCCGAACCGGTCTCACTCGCCGATCTCGCCGAGCAAGCCTGGGAGAGCGTCGACACCGGCGATGCCACTCTCTCCGTGACGTCCGATCTGACGATTCTCGCCGACCCGAAGCGGATTACCCGCCTGTTCGAGAACCTGTTTCGGAACAGCGTCGAACACGGGACACCGGACGCAACGGACGACGGCGCGGACCCGATCGGGTCGCCGCTCGAGGTCGAGGTGGGCACTATCGGCGCGGACGATGGCGGTGGATCGGTGGGATTCTACGTCTCCGACGATGGTCTGGGACTGCCCGACGAGGGCGAAGATGTCTTCGAGGACGGCTACACGACCAACGCGGAGGGAACCGGGTTCGGCCTGAGCATCGTCCAGGGAATCGCGACCGCTCACGGCTGGACCGTCACTGCCGGTGAGGGCGAGCGCGGCGGTGCCAGATTTGACTTTACCGGTGTCGATTCCGACGGTGCCAACGAGTCCAGCGCGGACGGTTCAGTTGGGACGCTCGGGTCTCCCGTGCCAGCCTCCGATGGACAGCCATCGGATACGACGCCGTCCTGA
- a CDS encoding cyclase family protein, which translates to MTARDGAAGNDDGIDSNGRETVAIDEDTVDWVDLTQPFDADVPHSAALPAPEFETLSDVDRDGANAQWIGTPTHVGTHVDAPRHMIPDGATIDEIPLARFVGDATVVDVSRDKSEAIPADELAAAAGDVRSGDILLVRTGWGERYGDEDYERYPWFAAGVGDWLLEQDVSLLAVDVPSPDRPRATRPDDWDDYPIHQTLLSEGVLIAEHLRIPHSLVGARPTVFGFPLALRRGDGAPTRFVAARSASPQ; encoded by the coding sequence ATGACTGCTCGAGATGGCGCTGCAGGGAACGACGACGGGATCGATTCGAATGGCCGAGAGACAGTTGCCATCGACGAAGATACCGTGGACTGGGTGGATCTCACCCAGCCGTTCGACGCCGACGTACCGCACTCGGCGGCGCTCCCCGCGCCCGAGTTTGAGACGCTCAGTGACGTCGATCGCGACGGAGCCAACGCCCAATGGATCGGAACTCCGACTCACGTCGGGACACACGTCGACGCGCCCCGACACATGATCCCTGACGGTGCGACGATCGACGAGATTCCGCTTGCTCGGTTCGTCGGCGACGCGACGGTCGTGGACGTGAGCCGTGACAAGTCCGAAGCGATCCCTGCGGACGAACTGGCAGCGGCAGCGGGCGACGTTCGATCCGGCGATATTCTCCTCGTCCGGACAGGATGGGGCGAGCGGTACGGCGACGAGGACTACGAGCGCTATCCGTGGTTCGCGGCCGGTGTCGGCGATTGGCTGCTCGAGCAGGACGTGTCGCTGTTGGCCGTGGACGTCCCGAGTCCCGACCGACCCCGGGCGACGCGACCTGACGACTGGGACGACTACCCTATCCATCAGACGCTGCTGTCTGAGGGCGTCCTCATCGCGGAACACCTCAGAATCCCGCATTCGCTGGTCGGCGCTCGTCCGACCGTCTTCGGATTTCCGCTGGCCCTCAGGCGAGGCGACGGAGCGCCGACGCGGTTCGTAGCAGCCCGATCAGCCTCACCGCAGTAA
- a CDS encoding MBL fold metallo-hydrolase, giving the protein MITNLAEGVQAFTSNVFLVPGDRPVLVDTGANFDLVDAVHDRIDDIDAVILTHTHRDHVGNLPAVKDAFDVDAWGYDTSIDGVDHAIADEETIQLGDHEYVALHTPGHKDDHLCFHSSDASVLFAGDLVFQNGSFGRTDLEEGDRDALIESIDRVLERIDPELEAMHTGHGPSVTSDPYDHVELSAQMARQM; this is encoded by the coding sequence ATGATCACGAACCTCGCGGAAGGCGTACAGGCGTTTACCAGCAACGTCTTTCTCGTCCCCGGCGACCGGCCCGTGCTCGTCGATACGGGTGCGAACTTCGACCTCGTCGACGCCGTTCACGATCGAATCGACGACATCGACGCCGTCATCCTGACGCATACGCACCGCGATCACGTCGGAAACCTCCCGGCGGTGAAAGATGCCTTTGATGTCGACGCCTGGGGGTATGACACCTCGATCGACGGCGTCGACCACGCGATCGCGGATGAGGAGACGATTCAACTGGGCGACCACGAGTACGTCGCGCTCCACACGCCGGGACACAAGGACGATCACCTCTGTTTTCACTCGAGCGACGCGAGCGTGCTGTTCGCGGGAGATCTCGTCTTCCAGAACGGGAGCTTCGGCCGAACCGATCTCGAGGAGGGCGACCGAGACGCCCTGATCGAGAGCATCGATCGGGTGCTCGAGCGGATCGATCCGGAACTCGAAGCGATGCACACCGGTCACGGACCGAGCGTGACGAGCGACCCCTACGATCACGTCGAACTGTCGGCGCAGATGGCGCGACAGATGTAG
- a CDS encoding histidine kinase N-terminal 7TM domain-containing protein, with protein MADLLSITQTIYLLATLTAVVASAFLWQYRNRTGAVTLLSLLGGLAIWNGSVSLVLVTDSVTVASLSLRTVSVGVALVSLMKLLFVLEYTGRERLLRPRIVGALAIPSMALVLLVYTNPGNLLYTTLEPATAGAIPITYEFGPAVALYLGYAYAVNAATTAMILKFLYRSRAVYRGQSFVLLGAAVAPWLAHGIYVLDLVAIDLMPIGGITSGILFTVAVVRYRLLDLMPIARDRVFDSVSAAIFVIDDTDRLIDINPEGHRLLDRVGDDTASPIGRPFQPLFAGTEFCDRYETLTDGRERTAVRATIDSSHFLLTGAPIDDDRNQHVGWLLIARDITDRTNRESKLEESNARLEEFATIVSHDLRNPLTVARGYLELASETGDNDGYFDEIERSHERMETIIEDVLTLAREGAAVTDPEPVALATVAETAWNGVDTGSASLAIDADVSIFADRTRLTRLLENLFRNSIDHGTESTDGAGLEIRVGTIDDSADDSFGGFYVEDDGIGIPACRRERVFEGGYTTDEEGTGFGLSIVDRISTAHGWTSGSTESETGGARFEFRGVDSAPDSSPTESASGADIEAELPRD; from the coding sequence ATGGCGGATCTCCTGTCGATCACTCAGACGATCTATCTGCTCGCCACGCTCACGGCCGTCGTGGCGAGCGCCTTCCTCTGGCAGTATCGGAATCGAACCGGCGCGGTGACACTCCTGTCGCTGCTGGGCGGGCTCGCGATCTGGAACGGATCGGTCTCGCTCGTTCTCGTCACTGATAGCGTCACGGTCGCCTCGCTTTCGCTCCGAACGGTGTCGGTCGGTGTCGCACTCGTCTCGCTGATGAAACTCCTGTTCGTCCTTGAGTACACCGGGCGGGAACGCTTGCTTCGGCCGCGGATCGTCGGTGCGCTCGCGATTCCGTCGATGGCTCTCGTGCTCTTGGTGTACACCAATCCGGGCAATCTCCTGTATACGACGCTGGAGCCGGCCACGGCGGGAGCGATACCGATCACCTACGAGTTCGGCCCCGCAGTCGCGCTCTACCTCGGGTACGCGTACGCAGTGAACGCCGCTACTACCGCGATGATCCTCAAGTTCCTGTATCGATCGCGGGCGGTGTATCGCGGACAGAGTTTCGTCCTGCTCGGTGCGGCTGTGGCACCCTGGCTCGCACACGGAATCTACGTGCTCGACCTCGTCGCGATCGATCTGATGCCGATCGGTGGTATCACGTCGGGCATCCTGTTTACGGTCGCCGTCGTTCGGTACCGACTGTTGGACCTCATGCCAATCGCCCGCGATCGAGTGTTCGACAGCGTCTCCGCCGCGATCTTCGTCATCGATGATACCGACCGCCTCATCGATATCAACCCCGAAGGCCACCGGCTGCTCGATCGCGTCGGTGACGATACCGCATCCCCCATCGGTCGACCGTTCCAACCGTTGTTCGCCGGAACGGAGTTCTGTGACCGCTACGAGACCCTCACCGACGGCAGGGAACGGACGGCCGTACGAGCGACGATCGACTCGTCCCATTTCCTGCTGACGGGGGCGCCGATCGACGACGACCGAAATCAACACGTCGGCTGGCTGCTGATCGCCCGCGACATCACCGATCGGACGAACCGCGAATCGAAACTCGAGGAATCGAATGCCCGTCTCGAGGAGTTCGCCACCATCGTCTCGCACGATCTCCGGAACCCGCTAACCGTCGCCAGGGGCTATCTCGAACTCGCGTCCGAAACGGGCGACAACGACGGGTATTTCGACGAAATCGAACGCTCTCACGAGCGGATGGAAACGATCATCGAGGACGTCCTCACGCTCGCCCGCGAGGGGGCGGCCGTCACCGATCCGGAGCCCGTTGCGCTCGCTACGGTCGCCGAAACGGCCTGGAACGGCGTCGATACCGGATCGGCATCGCTCGCTATCGACGCGGACGTCTCGATCTTCGCGGACCGGACGCGGTTGACGCGGTTGCTCGAGAACCTGTTTCGCAATTCGATCGACCACGGGACGGAGAGCACGGACGGTGCCGGCCTCGAGATTCGAGTGGGAACGATCGACGACTCCGCAGACGACTCTTTCGGCGGGTTTTACGTCGAGGACGATGGCATCGGTATTCCGGCCTGCCGACGGGAGAGGGTCTTCGAAGGCGGGTACACGACGGACGAGGAGGGAACGGGGTTCGGGCTCTCGATCGTCGACCGGATTTCGACGGCCCACGGCTGGACGAGCGGTAGTACCGAAAGCGAGACCGGCGGTGCCAGATTCGAATTCCGTGGGGTCGATTCGGCCCCCGATTCGAGCCCGACGGAGTCCGCTTCCGGGGCCGATATCGAGGCCGAGTTGCCGCGGGACTGA
- a CDS encoding PaaI family thioesterase: MVDNGDETRTVELSLSASEYDRLQAVSNDPDEILEDALRRELRVREGMAAVEARRRGEADDDFDLPSPGPPSDSPIGNLLGWEVESLGDGEAVLSMEATSRHANRGGPVQGGVITALADTTTAVAFMTTLEEGESTTNIELKINFLRPVFEDRLEATATVVNRGRTLGLVQCDVQTSEGKLVARLSTTYMVLRGDRAEGR, encoded by the coding sequence ATGGTCGACAACGGGGATGAAACGCGGACGGTCGAGTTGTCGCTATCAGCGTCCGAGTACGACCGATTACAAGCGGTAAGTAACGATCCAGACGAGATCCTCGAGGATGCCCTTCGCCGGGAGTTGCGTGTCCGGGAGGGGATGGCAGCCGTCGAGGCACGGCGGCGTGGGGAAGCCGATGATGACTTCGACCTCCCCTCACCGGGACCACCCTCGGACTCTCCCATCGGAAACCTGCTTGGCTGGGAGGTCGAGTCACTCGGCGACGGCGAAGCCGTCCTCTCGATGGAGGCGACTAGCCGGCACGCGAACCGGGGCGGTCCCGTTCAGGGCGGCGTCATCACCGCGCTGGCGGACACGACGACTGCGGTCGCGTTCATGACGACGCTCGAGGAGGGCGAATCGACGACGAACATCGAACTCAAGATTAACTTCCTTCGGCCGGTGTTCGAGGACCGCCTCGAGGCGACGGCCACGGTCGTCAACCGAGGCCGGACCCTCGGTCTCGTCCAGTGTGATGTACAGACATCTGAGGGAAAACTCGTCGCACGGCTCTCGACCACTTACATGGTCTTGCGTGGCGATCGAGCCGAGGGGCGCTGA
- a CDS encoding DUF5827 family protein produces the protein MPVPKSEFENLPPCDFYTPAELLEDDQMYTVYEIARLLQGVEPDAELEPETEDILLDWAIPWVMTNADDLVVAEPRDEDEPGYYGLSE, from the coding sequence ATGCCCGTCCCCAAATCGGAATTCGAGAACCTCCCGCCGTGTGACTTCTACACGCCGGCGGAGCTCCTCGAAGACGACCAGATGTACACCGTCTACGAGATCGCTCGATTGTTGCAGGGCGTCGAACCCGACGCCGAACTCGAGCCCGAGACCGAGGACATCCTGCTCGACTGGGCGATTCCGTGGGTCATGACCAACGCCGACGACCTCGTGGTCGCCGAGCCCCGCGACGAAGACGAACCCGGCTACTACGGCCTGAGCGAATGA
- a CDS encoding ATPase: MILLVVGADRVDAGKTTFSAGLLDRTGAAGYKPRAGNDFWFDHDDCRRALDGGRLYGKDAMRLTAADGRGRPPERLNPVHRLWRPTPDGGSGLLGRTDREFVVDRIGHGVDESLFVRNATAEIPNAVADALPLADAIPVETVEEFNDLAEREYVPAFERLADEIEAAEVAVVESYSDIALPLASLDPASIAAVAAVEPGRVRIYDGDRYCRACEVASSSPRDGTLEKRVPDALDYLDPFERVRLPPLDSDTRDDPARIARAYDHAYDELLDAAGRVSI, translated from the coding sequence ATGATCCTCCTCGTGGTCGGTGCCGATCGCGTCGACGCCGGCAAGACCACGTTCTCGGCCGGTCTGCTCGATCGAACCGGCGCGGCCGGCTACAAGCCCCGCGCCGGCAACGACTTCTGGTTCGACCACGACGACTGCCGTCGCGCCCTCGACGGCGGGCGGCTCTATGGCAAAGATGCAATGCGGCTCACGGCAGCAGACGGCCGGGGCCGACCGCCCGAACGACTCAATCCCGTCCACCGGCTCTGGCGGCCCACCCCTGATGGCGGAAGCGGCCTACTCGGACGGACCGATCGGGAGTTCGTCGTCGACCGGATCGGTCACGGGGTCGACGAGTCGTTATTCGTCCGCAACGCGACCGCCGAGATTCCGAACGCTGTCGCCGACGCCCTTCCGCTCGCGGACGCGATCCCCGTCGAGACCGTCGAGGAGTTCAACGACCTCGCCGAGCGGGAGTACGTCCCCGCGTTCGAACGGCTGGCCGACGAGATCGAGGCAGCCGAAGTCGCCGTCGTCGAATCCTACAGCGACATTGCGCTCCCGCTCGCGTCGCTGGATCCCGCGTCGATCGCCGCAGTCGCGGCCGTCGAACCCGGTCGCGTTCGGATATACGACGGCGATCGCTACTGTCGGGCCTGCGAGGTCGCAAGCTCGAGCCCCAGAGACGGAACGCTCGAGAAGCGCGTCCCCGACGCACTCGACTATCTCGATCCGTTCGAGCGCGTTCGGCTGCCACCGCTCGACAGCGACACACGGGACGATCCCGCACGGATCGCCCGCGCGTACGATCACGCCTATGACGAGTTACTCGACGCCGCCGGACGAGTATCGATCTAA
- a CDS encoding LLM class flavin-dependent oxidoreductase translates to MPKFGLVLPDEFSSVSLEQTLAFARHADEAGLHSVWKQEASGSNGVATLAAITQCTTDVRIGTGVASVYSRTPTLLGMSAATLQRLSSGRALLGLGVSSPPLVEQWHGLSFDQPLRRLRETIEIIRQTTAGGTVDYSGDVFDIGPYTMALETSTDVPIFNAAIGDANRRLTGEYADGWLPAFVPQSSFSATVADVRESAQAAGREPDDVVVAPWIPTAVDTDPDRAERRVRYLLAQEMGMGYHEQVNAHDFGDAPDRAHDLFRGGNRKGAVAAISDRMVSELTVAGTESDVRDQFRRYFEAGADVVIVMPSMDASATEIENLIEVLGASSSK, encoded by the coding sequence ATGCCCAAATTCGGACTCGTTCTCCCCGACGAGTTTTCCTCCGTATCGCTCGAGCAGACGCTGGCGTTCGCTAGACACGCCGACGAAGCGGGCCTTCACTCGGTCTGGAAACAGGAGGCCTCCGGAAGCAATGGGGTTGCCACGCTCGCTGCGATCACGCAGTGTACGACCGACGTCCGGATCGGGACGGGCGTTGCCAGCGTTTACTCTCGAACTCCCACGCTGCTCGGGATGAGTGCCGCAACGCTCCAGCGCCTCTCGAGCGGCCGTGCGCTGCTCGGACTCGGCGTAAGTTCGCCGCCGCTCGTCGAACAGTGGCACGGGCTGTCGTTCGACCAACCGCTTCGACGACTCCGAGAGACGATCGAGATCATCCGGCAAACGACTGCCGGCGGGACCGTCGACTACAGCGGGGACGTGTTCGATATTGGCCCGTACACCATGGCACTCGAAACGTCTACCGACGTACCGATATTTAACGCCGCGATCGGCGATGCGAACCGACGGCTCACCGGGGAGTACGCGGACGGTTGGTTGCCGGCGTTCGTCCCTCAGTCATCGTTTTCGGCCACCGTCGCGGACGTTCGCGAGAGTGCGCAAGCGGCCGGCCGAGAGCCGGATGACGTGGTCGTGGCGCCGTGGATCCCGACCGCAGTCGACACCGACCCGGACCGCGCTGAACGGCGAGTACGGTATCTCCTCGCACAGGAGATGGGGATGGGGTACCACGAACAGGTGAATGCGCACGACTTTGGGGACGCCCCGGACAGGGCGCACGACCTGTTCCGCGGGGGAAACCGCAAGGGGGCGGTCGCTGCTATCTCCGACCGGATGGTCTCGGAACTGACCGTCGCCGGAACCGAATCGGATGTTCGCGACCAGTTTCGGCGGTACTTCGAGGCCGGGGCCGACGTGGTCATCGTGATGCCCTCGATGGACGCGTCCGCCACTGAAATCGAGAATCTGATTGAGGTACTCGGCGCTAGTTCGAGCAAGTGA